A region of Solibacillus isronensis DNA encodes the following proteins:
- a CDS encoding DUF485 domain-containing protein, translating to MGNNQKPIIDYERIASQQSFRQLARKKNSFLWSITAIFLVLYMLLPILTSFTEILHQKAIGDITWVWLYSAGLFVMTWGLAHFYVARANKYDAEAKSIIAEYEGGRSK from the coding sequence ATGGGGAATAATCAAAAGCCAATTATTGATTATGAGAGAATTGCATCGCAGCAATCTTTCAGGCAACTGGCGCGGAAAAAGAATTCATTTTTATGGTCGATTACCGCAATCTTTTTAGTACTTTATATGTTACTACCAATCTTAACTTCGTTTACAGAAATCTTACATCAAAAAGCGATTGGTGATATTACATGGGTATGGCTTTATTCGGCAGGGTTGTTCGTAATGACTTGGGGATTAGCTCACTTCTATGTAGCACGTGCTAACAAATATGACGCAGAAGCGAAATCGATTATTGCGGAATATGAAGGAGGTAGAAGCAAATGA
- a CDS encoding solute symporter family protein: MNLVSAGFFIGIVGLTLIVTYIAARRTSSASDFYTAGGGLKGWQNGFAIAGDYLSAAAFLGVSGAIALTGFDGFFFSVGYVVANLVLLYIIAEPMRNLGRYTLADMLTARFNEKRIRGVAATGTIIIVILYMIAQLVGAGALIKLLFGIEYWMAVLIVGVMMTTYVLFGGMTATSWVQIIKAGLLLFGTTLLAFLVFSKFDFNLVKMFDTVSTNYGDEYLVPGMKYTSTIDSVSMMLALVLGTSGLPHILMRFFTVKDAKTARASISWTTWITAIFFSLTIFLGFGAMHFVGFDKIIAENAAGNTAAPLLAEFLGGNILLSFICAVAFATILAVVSGLVLTGASAISHDIYGEILKEGKLTEKQQVLAARIGSISIAIVSILLALFAQSLNVSFLVSFAFCIGASANLPVILYTIYWKKFNANGAVAAMVTGLVSCLVLGALGPNIWSPTGNAIFVGEPIVNLAVPAIITIPLSFFAGYLGSILTAHKVEQAEAERVYKEIRVKAHTGISVQDVSH, from the coding sequence ATGAATCTCGTTTCAGCAGGTTTCTTTATTGGTATCGTAGGGTTAACACTGATCGTTACATATATCGCTGCTAGGAGAACTTCTTCAGCAAGTGATTTCTACACAGCTGGCGGTGGTTTAAAAGGTTGGCAAAACGGATTTGCCATTGCTGGCGACTACTTATCTGCGGCCGCGTTTTTAGGGGTTTCCGGAGCGATTGCATTAACAGGCTTTGACGGCTTCTTCTTCTCTGTCGGATATGTCGTAGCAAACTTAGTTCTTCTATATATAATAGCAGAACCGATGCGTAATTTAGGACGCTATACATTGGCGGATATGCTGACAGCTCGTTTTAATGAAAAACGGATTCGCGGTGTAGCGGCTACAGGTACGATTATTATCGTCATTTTATATATGATTGCCCAATTAGTTGGTGCCGGTGCATTAATTAAACTTTTATTCGGTATCGAGTATTGGATGGCTGTTTTAATAGTAGGTGTCATGATGACGACGTATGTACTGTTCGGCGGAATGACGGCAACGAGCTGGGTACAGATTATTAAAGCAGGTCTATTATTGTTCGGTACGACATTACTAGCATTTTTAGTATTCTCGAAGTTTGATTTCAATTTAGTGAAAATGTTTGATACGGTCAGCACAAATTACGGGGACGAATATTTAGTGCCTGGTATGAAGTACACATCTACGATCGACTCAGTTTCGATGATGCTTGCGTTAGTGCTTGGTACATCTGGTTTACCGCATATTTTAATGCGATTCTTTACAGTAAAAGATGCGAAAACGGCCCGTGCATCGATTTCATGGACAACATGGATTACGGCGATCTTCTTCTCGCTGACAATTTTCTTAGGTTTTGGTGCAATGCATTTCGTCGGATTTGATAAAATCATCGCAGAAAATGCTGCAGGTAACACAGCTGCCCCACTGTTGGCAGAGTTTTTAGGAGGCAATATTTTACTATCATTCATTTGTGCGGTTGCGTTTGCTACTATATTAGCGGTTGTATCCGGTTTAGTATTAACAGGTGCATCGGCGATTTCGCATGATATCTATGGTGAGATTCTAAAAGAAGGGAAATTAACGGAAAAGCAACAAGTATTAGCAGCAAGAATCGGTTCTATTTCCATTGCGATTGTTTCGATCCTTTTAGCATTATTTGCACAAAGTTTAAATGTTTCCTTCCTAGTATCGTTTGCATTTTGTATCGGGGCATCGGCAAACTTACCGGTTATCCTTTATACGATCTATTGGAAGAAATTCAATGCAAACGGCGCGGTTGCGGCAATGGTAACTGGTTTAGTATCGTGTCTAGTATTAGGTGCGCTCGGTCCAAACATTTGGAGTCCTACAGGAAATGCAATTTTTGTTGGTGAACCAATCGTAAATTTAGCGGTTCCTGCCATTATTACGATTCCTTTAAGCTTCTTTGCAGGATACCTAGGTTCGATATTAACAGCACACAAAGTGGAACAAGCAGAGGCAGAACGTGTTTATAAAGAGATCCGCGTTAAAGCACATACAGGTATTTCTGTACAAGATGTTTCCCATTAA
- a CDS encoding DUF485 domain-containing protein — MSQLGDKISAKCDGINYDKIDRMETFNQFVKKKNTFLFGITITFLTFYILLPVLAFTPVLQQKAVGSITWVWVYSLALFIMTIILCTLYVKMASKFDKAAAAVLQEYEKAGA; from the coding sequence TTGAGTCAATTAGGGGACAAAATCTCAGCGAAATGCGATGGCATTAACTATGACAAAATCGATCGCATGGAAACATTTAATCAGTTTGTAAAGAAGAAAAACACATTTTTATTCGGAATAACTATAACGTTTTTGACATTTTACATCTTACTACCGGTACTGGCATTCACACCTGTGTTACAACAGAAGGCTGTTGGCAGTATTACTTGGGTATGGGTATACTCGCTTGCCCTGTTCATTATGACAATTATTTTATGTACACTCTACGTAAAAATGGCATCTAAATTCGATAAAGCTGCAGCTGCTGTTTTACAAGAATATGAAAAGGCAGGTGCATAA
- a CDS encoding GNAT family N-acetyltransferase, giving the protein MLNLNTKRLTFERYTEKDLPHVIDLVSDTFMMKFIGNGQIKDKQYAIHLIERMIEQYQNFGDYGLHKLIHRQTGEFIGHAGLVAQVIDDTFEIELGYWIKRAYWGQGYGFEAAHALAEYADEEIWLHRYISAIQVGNEGSKRIALKNGMHLEKIIEMDGKMVEIFVKLNSFEEDETEAL; this is encoded by the coding sequence ATGTTGAATTTGAATACAAAGCGGTTAACATTTGAACGTTATACGGAAAAGGATCTTCCTCATGTGATAGACCTCGTTTCGGACACTTTCATGATGAAATTTATTGGCAATGGACAAATAAAGGACAAACAATATGCGATTCATTTGATCGAACGTATGATTGAACAGTATCAAAACTTTGGGGATTACGGGTTACATAAACTGATCCATCGTCAAACCGGAGAATTTATCGGACACGCGGGGCTTGTTGCACAAGTCATTGACGATACATTTGAAATTGAGCTCGGGTACTGGATTAAACGTGCTTATTGGGGACAAGGCTACGGGTTTGAAGCAGCACATGCTCTTGCGGAATATGCAGATGAAGAAATATGGTTGCACCGGTATATTTCAGCGATTCAAGTAGGTAATGAAGGATCTAAAAGAATTGCATTGAAAAATGGGATGCATTTGGAGAAAATCATTGAAATGGATGGGAAAATGGTTGAAATATTTGTTAAGCTCAATTCATTTGAAGAAGATGAAACGGAAGCGTTATAA
- a CDS encoding transglutaminase domain-containing protein, with translation MKTYFESYEQYKRQGNSIKTTTITAKQLLPALIAHMERMDRQFTLHINGQLPMPIDSLIKEAFDQCHLEQPFYTQHCEKRSYKYRQLTKNRVKVEFTMRYRMARQEEKWIVNEIQAIIKKRIHPDMSALQKVFIVHDYIARTYSYERHTDGSPFAVYTFMNEKHGVCMAYALLFEKMMEALEIPCYYVIGKAAGEGTEGHAWNMVQIDDHWYHVDVTWDDIGSIPGKEVRYRYFLVADEKMRLDHEWNENHYPMCTSKKFEAIHRLYDGCLVNTSLYYAHPRNGHLYEMNFADDPFQTKQKLIVKIQFCFYINGFLYFRNDSHNGYLYQLALDADELTQLSAEQVIRIYETDTTLEVLYADQTTESIQKSISADIVSEDSLSFETAENCLEVLLNTFGDSWVATVDQQDDCMPIVFKSADGIELYVDEHYKQLTVDLYINRGLHIQMTSNRKNVEFKQPAQLKLPITLIPGSEKQLSKQNALEYFADDEFIYIQLYKSVTIQLKK, from the coding sequence GTGAAAACGTATTTTGAAAGCTATGAACAGTATAAAAGGCAAGGAAATTCAATTAAAACAACGACCATTACAGCAAAACAGTTGCTGCCGGCGCTTATTGCCCATATGGAGCGCATGGACAGGCAGTTTACGCTTCATATTAACGGCCAGCTGCCAATGCCGATCGATTCTTTAATTAAGGAAGCTTTTGATCAGTGCCATCTAGAACAGCCATTTTATACCCAGCATTGTGAAAAGCGCAGCTATAAATATCGCCAATTAACAAAGAATCGGGTTAAAGTGGAATTTACAATGCGTTACCGGATGGCGCGGCAGGAAGAAAAATGGATCGTTAATGAAATTCAAGCCATTATTAAGAAGCGAATTCATCCAGACATGTCTGCGCTGCAAAAGGTTTTCATTGTTCATGACTATATTGCAAGAACGTATAGCTATGAACGTCATACAGATGGATCGCCGTTTGCTGTGTATACGTTTATGAATGAAAAACATGGTGTTTGTATGGCGTATGCGCTTCTATTTGAAAAGATGATGGAAGCTCTGGAGATCCCTTGTTATTATGTGATCGGAAAAGCGGCGGGTGAGGGAACAGAGGGGCATGCTTGGAATATGGTTCAGATTGATGATCATTGGTATCATGTGGACGTGACTTGGGATGATATCGGTTCGATTCCTGGTAAAGAAGTTCGCTATCGTTATTTTTTAGTTGCGGATGAGAAAATGCGTCTTGATCATGAATGGAATGAAAATCATTATCCAATGTGTACAAGTAAAAAATTTGAAGCAATTCATCGTTTATATGATGGCTGTCTCGTTAATACTAGTTTATATTATGCTCATCCTCGAAATGGTCATTTGTATGAAATGAACTTTGCTGATGATCCTTTTCAGACAAAACAGAAACTTATTGTTAAAATTCAATTTTGTTTCTATATAAATGGATTTTTGTATTTCAGGAATGATTCTCATAATGGCTATTTGTATCAATTGGCGTTAGATGCTGATGAATTGACACAGCTAAGCGCGGAACAAGTTATACGAATCTATGAAACTGATACGACATTAGAAGTCTTGTATGCAGATCAAACGACTGAAAGCATTCAGAAATCAATTTCTGCGGATATAGTAAGTGAAGATTCATTATCATTTGAAACTGCTGAAAATTGCTTGGAAGTCCTGTTAAATACGTTTGGTGACAGTTGGGTAGCGACAGTAGATCAGCAAGATGATTGTATGCCAATTGTGTTTAAAAGCGCGGATGGAATCGAATTGTATGTAGATGAACATTATAAACAACTAACGGTAGATTTATATATTAATAGAGGTTTACATATTCAAATGACGAGTAACCGAAAAAACGTGGAATTTAAACAGCCGGCACAATTGAAGTTGCCAATTACATTAATACCAGGCTCAGAAAAACAATTAAGTAAACAAAACGCGTTGGAGTATTTTGCTGATGATGAGTTTATCTATATACAGTTATATAAAAGCGTGACGATCCAACTGAAAAAGTAA
- a CDS encoding histidine kinase, which produces MKKIIIFNLLFCIIVIFVNYNYFNSKSRSAIAYNYAKSYIETNYGIARENLKSEEIDYMRGMGLFELEVIDIETQNYYFFEVDINDDYSLYYIKDLTELHRKNHPKDQVD; this is translated from the coding sequence ATGAAAAAAATAATTATCTTTAATCTATTATTTTGTATAATAGTAATTTTTGTTAATTACAATTATTTTAATTCTAAATCTCGGAGCGCGATCGCATACAACTATGCGAAAAGCTATATTGAAACGAACTATGGCATTGCTAGAGAAAATTTAAAATCTGAAGAAATCGATTACATGAGAGGAATGGGTTTGTTTGAATTAGAAGTTATAGATATAGAAACTCAAAATTATTACTTTTTTGAAGTGGATATTAACGATGACTATTCTTTATATTATATAAAAGATCTTACTGAGCTTCATCGTAAAAATCATCCTAAAGATCAAGTTGATTAA
- a CDS encoding histidine phosphatase family protein produces the protein MNTEIYFVRHAHSVFDLENEESRGLSDKGRNDADKVTEILSSESIDYIVSSPYMRAIETVEGLSKLIDKEIEKDDRFREGCLTANDYIFEDPIEAFKYAFENQNFSYPGGETSREVKERGIAALYELLHKYKGKKLL, from the coding sequence ATGAACACAGAAATATATTTTGTGAGACACGCACATTCAGTTTTTGATTTAGAAAATGAAGAATCTAGAGGATTATCCGACAAAGGTAGAAATGATGCTGATAAAGTGACAGAAATACTGAGTTCAGAATCCATTGATTATATCGTATCCAGTCCATACATGAGAGCAATTGAGACTGTAGAAGGTCTTTCGAAATTGATTGACAAAGAAATTGAAAAGGATGACCGTTTTAGAGAAGGTTGTTTAACTGCGAATGATTATATTTTTGAAGATCCAATAGAAGCATTTAAATATGCGTTTGAAAATCAAAATTTCTCTTATCCGGGTGGAGAAACTAGTCGTGAAGTTAAAGAACGGGGAATTGCAGCATTATATGAACTATTGCATAAATACAAAGGGAAAAAATTGCTATAG
- a CDS encoding spore coat protein: protein MLEKKLALHETMEFHEVINFMTTSLLKSKLSQGVVFDDDLRALLDKNVKLSTPALAAMVKLYSKSELVY, encoded by the coding sequence ATGTTAGAGAAAAAATTAGCTCTTCATGAAACAATGGAATTTCATGAAGTTATAAACTTTATGACAACTAGTTTACTTAAATCAAAGTTAAGTCAAGGTGTCGTCTTTGATGATGATTTAAGAGCCTTATTAGACAAAAATGTAAAATTATCTACCCCAGCACTTGCCGCAATGGTTAAGCTCTATTCTAAATCGGAACTGGTATATTAG
- a CDS encoding spore coat protein translates to MEDYLDPINSIGMPELTDSGVALEFLLTTKTGIRNLSIALTETASPALQKIMRTQLNVMIDLYFEISELMMKKEWLKPYHLEGQKELDIKSAENAISIAQLDLFPKSMNRKGMFPTPPKK, encoded by the coding sequence ATGGAAGACTATTTAGATCCGATCAATTCAATTGGAATGCCTGAACTAACGGATTCTGGAGTTGCGCTTGAGTTTTTGCTTACAACAAAGACGGGAATTCGAAATCTTTCAATCGCCTTAACCGAAACAGCTTCCCCGGCACTACAAAAAATTATGAGAACGCAACTGAATGTGATGATTGATCTATATTTTGAGATTTCTGAGCTTATGATGAAAAAAGAATGGCTGAAGCCTTATCATCTGGAAGGTCAAAAAGAGTTGGATATTAAATCTGCTGAAAATGCGATAAGTATTGCCCAGTTGGATCTATTTCCTAAGAGCATGAACCGCAAAGGAATGTTCCCTACCCCACCAAAAAAGTAA
- a CDS encoding zinc-dependent alcohol dehydrogenase: MKAVTFQGIKNVEVKEVKDPKIKKADDIIIRLTTTAICGSDLHLMHGMIPNIGQDYVVGHEPMGIVEEVGKDVTKVKKGDRVVIPFNVACGQCWYCNHELESQCDNANDNGEMGAYFGYSDTTGGFPGGQAEYMRVPYGNFLPFKIPEKSEVPDESLVLLADAASTAFWSVENAGVKKGDTVVILGCGPVGLLAQKFTWLKGAERVIAVDYVGYRLKHAKKTNKVEIVNFEDHENCGEYLKEITKGGADVVIDCVGMSGKMTPLEFLASGIKLQSGAMGAIVTASQAVRKGGTIQITGVYGGRYNAFPLGDIFQRNVAIRTGQAPVVHLMPHVYNLIADGKVNAGDIITHVLPLEKAKYGYEIFDTKQEDCIKVVLKP; encoded by the coding sequence ATGAAAGCTGTTACTTTTCAAGGTATAAAAAATGTTGAGGTCAAGGAAGTAAAAGACCCTAAAATAAAAAAAGCCGATGATATTATAATCCGTCTCACAACAACAGCCATATGCGGATCAGATTTGCATTTGATGCATGGAATGATACCAAATATAGGCCAAGATTATGTTGTTGGCCATGAACCAATGGGAATTGTGGAAGAAGTCGGCAAGGATGTGACGAAGGTAAAAAAAGGTGACCGGGTTGTCATTCCCTTTAATGTCGCATGCGGTCAATGCTGGTATTGCAATCACGAGCTGGAAAGTCAATGTGATAATGCGAATGACAATGGTGAAATGGGCGCCTACTTCGGTTATTCAGACACAACAGGAGGGTTTCCTGGAGGCCAGGCCGAGTATATGCGTGTTCCCTATGGCAATTTCCTCCCTTTTAAAATTCCGGAGAAATCTGAAGTTCCTGATGAAAGTCTCGTTCTCCTTGCTGATGCTGCCTCTACTGCTTTTTGGAGTGTAGAAAATGCCGGTGTGAAAAAAGGAGATACAGTTGTTATTCTTGGTTGCGGACCTGTTGGACTATTGGCGCAAAAATTTACTTGGTTAAAAGGTGCAGAAAGAGTAATCGCAGTTGACTATGTAGGATATCGTCTCAAACACGCTAAAAAGACAAATAAAGTTGAAATCGTTAATTTTGAAGACCATGAAAATTGTGGTGAATATTTAAAAGAGATTACAAAAGGCGGCGCGGACGTAGTTATTGATTGTGTCGGGATGAGCGGAAAAATGACACCATTAGAGTTTCTGGCAAGTGGTATAAAACTGCAAAGTGGTGCTATGGGAGCGATTGTGACAGCCAGTCAAGCAGTACGCAAAGGAGGAACGATCCAAATTACCGGTGTTTATGGTGGCCGATACAACGCTTTCCCACTCGGAGACATATTCCAACGCAATGTTGCAATACGCACTGGACAAGCCCCTGTTGTTCATCTCATGCCTCATGTATATAACTTAATCGCTGATGGTAAAGTGAATGCAGGTGATATTATTACACATGTCCTCCCTCTTGAAAAAGCAAAGTATGGGTATGAAATATTCGATACAAAACAGGAAGATTGTATAAAGGTTGTTTTAAAACCTTAA
- a CDS encoding Ltp family lipoprotein gives MKKVFKLGCGGFLALIILIVIIAVFSDGETSEVDSDTKVEATTEPKEQAADTKEAVKEEPKEEAKEDNVPREYKSALKKAEMYAETMQMSKAGIYDQLISEYGEGFPKEAAQYAIDNLEFDWKANALDKAKSYAETMAMSDSAIYDQLISEYGEKFTAEEAQYAIDNLE, from the coding sequence TTGAAAAAAGTATTTAAACTTGGTTGTGGCGGGTTTTTAGCCCTTATTATATTAATAGTAATCATTGCAGTGTTCAGTGATGGAGAAACATCTGAAGTGGATTCAGATACAAAAGTTGAAGCGACAACTGAACCGAAAGAACAAGCTGCAGATACAAAAGAAGCTGTAAAAGAAGAGCCAAAAGAGGAAGCAAAAGAAGATAATGTACCGCGTGAATATAAATCTGCGTTGAAAAAAGCAGAAATGTATGCGGAAACAATGCAAATGTCTAAAGCCGGTATTTATGATCAGTTAATTTCGGAGTATGGAGAAGGTTTCCCTAAAGAAGCCGCGCAATATGCAATCGATAACCTGGAGTTTGACTGGAAAGCAAATGCATTAGATAAAGCAAAATCATACGCTGAAACAATGGCGATGTCTGACTCTGCCATTTACGATCAATTGATTTCCGAATACGGAGAAAAATTTACAGCTGAAGAAGCTCAGTACGCAATTGATAACTTAGAATAA
- the ltrA gene encoding group II intron reverse transcriptase/maturase, producing the protein MMLNQILERQNMIQALKRVEANKGSHGVDMMPVQTLRQHILENWDTIKSKILDGTYEPQPVRRVEIPKPDGGVRLLGIPTVTDRLIQQAISQILSKEYDQTFSDHSYGFRPNRSAHDAIRKAKSYLKEGHRWVVDMDLEKFFDKVNHDRLMATLAKRISDKPLLKLIRKYLQAGVMINGVVSSTEEGTPQGGPLSPLLSNIVLDELDKELEKRGLKFVRYADDCNIYVRTERAGLRVMKNVQRFIEGKLRLKVNEKKSAVDRPWKRKFLGFSFTFHKEPKVRIAKSSLVRMKKKIREITSRKMPYSMEYRIEKLNQYLIGWCGYFALADTHSIFKTLDSWIKRRLRMCLWKNWKKPRTRVRNLIRLKVPYGKAYEWGNTRKGYWRISNSPILHRTLGNSYWESQGLKSLQVRYETLRYSS; encoded by the coding sequence GTGATGTTGAATCAAATTTTGGAACGGCAAAACATGATACAAGCATTAAAGCGAGTTGAAGCGAATAAAGGGAGCCATGGAGTAGATATGATGCCCGTACAAACCTTACGACAGCACATCCTCGAAAATTGGGATACCATTAAATCGAAGATTTTGGATGGAACCTATGAACCGCAACCAGTACGTCGAGTCGAAATCCCGAAACCAGACGGTGGCGTGCGTTTATTAGGGATTCCAACCGTAACAGACCGTTTGATTCAACAAGCCATCTCGCAGATTTTATCAAAGGAATATGACCAAACATTCTCGGATCATAGCTATGGGTTTCGCCCAAATCGAAGCGCTCATGACGCTATCCGAAAAGCGAAAAGCTATCTAAAAGAGGGACACCGATGGGTCGTTGATATGGACTTAGAGAAATTCTTTGACAAGGTCAACCATGACCGTTTAATGGCAACATTAGCGAAACGAATTTCAGATAAACCATTATTAAAACTTATTCGCAAATATCTCCAAGCCGGTGTCATGATAAATGGAGTAGTTTCAAGTACAGAAGAAGGAACACCACAAGGTGGCCCTTTAAGTCCATTACTTTCAAACATTGTGTTAGATGAATTAGATAAAGAATTAGAGAAACGTGGACTTAAATTTGTTCGATACGCAGATGATTGCAATATTTATGTGAGAACAGAACGTGCAGGATTACGAGTAATGAAGAACGTACAACGATTTATCGAAGGAAAACTTCGTTTAAAAGTTAATGAAAAGAAATCAGCCGTAGACCGCCCATGGAAACGCAAATTCTTAGGGTTTAGTTTCACATTTCATAAAGAACCTAAGGTTCGCATTGCGAAATCAAGTCTCGTCCGAATGAAGAAGAAAATACGAGAAATTACCTCACGTAAGATGCCATATTCCATGGAATACCGAATCGAAAAGTTAAACCAATATTTAATAGGATGGTGTGGATATTTTGCTTTAGCGGATACACACTCTATCTTTAAAACATTAGATAGTTGGATAAAACGAAGACTACGTATGTGTCTGTGGAAGAATTGGAAGAAACCTCGAACAAGAGTCAGAAATCTCATTCGCCTAAAAGTACCTTATGGGAAAGCATATGAATGGGGAAATACCCGAAAAGGGTACTGGCGCATTTCAAATAGCCCCATATTACACAGAACCCTCGGCAATTCCTATTGGGAGAGCCAAGGGCTGAAAAGTCTGCAAGTTCGTTATGAAACTTTACGTTATTCATCTTAG
- a CDS encoding alpha/beta hydrolase has translation MFKVKTDSITGYKEKDIHYTVLSTDEHAPKLAILLPGAGYTAQAPLLHYSTGVFLHKSVDVLQVNYTYNDKFYDHFSMDELVEAIKFDVGTIIDKVLGEKSYDGYYLVGKSLGTIAMASLLDREIFYHAKAVWLTPLLNRDDVFESMVHSRNESLCFIGNDDTHYNAERYRQFDNNPKLVTKLLEGADHSLQYKSDPVRSIDLLKTVIKEIDAF, from the coding sequence ATGTTTAAAGTAAAAACAGATTCTATTACAGGTTATAAAGAAAAGGATATTCATTATACTGTTTTAAGTACCGATGAGCATGCACCAAAATTGGCGATTTTGCTTCCTGGAGCCGGCTATACCGCGCAAGCACCACTTCTTCATTATTCGACGGGTGTATTTTTACATAAATCGGTGGATGTGCTGCAGGTGAATTATACGTATAACGATAAGTTTTACGATCATTTCTCTATGGATGAGCTCGTTGAAGCAATTAAATTTGACGTTGGTACAATCATTGATAAAGTTTTAGGAGAGAAATCATATGATGGCTATTATCTTGTTGGAAAATCTCTAGGAACGATTGCTATGGCTTCACTGTTAGATAGGGAGATCTTTTATCATGCAAAAGCTGTATGGTTAACGCCGCTTCTTAATCGGGATGACGTTTTTGAATCGATGGTACACAGCCGTAACGAAAGTCTTTGTTTTATTGGAAATGATGACACGCATTACAATGCGGAAAGATATCGTCAATTCGACAATAATCCAAAGCTGGTGACGAAATTACTCGAAGGAGCGGATCACAGTCTGCAGTATAAGAGCGATCCTGTCCGGTCAATTGATCTATTAAAAACGGTTATCAAGGAAATCGATGCATTTTAA
- a CDS encoding protein phosphatase 2C domain-containing protein yields MFKFSWVGSETHFVDLPHLQQYKNLTIGRFGGNSSAGQYKNEDGCIVWVNEEQNWEFVMILDAHNSAESAELVAETITKEEDNLTSIFNKPLSEAFLELDHHILYIFQDPLFLARCREIHGETACLIVLRKYKYIWWFSVGDCILHLFHPELADMQEYQLNQRNFYEWIGNVNTFELDVPCYSTGRRELRKGMNQLFMTTDGLTECPHTTFDNPKEIMEVFDHSQSPHDSVWQLLKEIEAKGVRDSTTIVSWTVDINQHATEPSNK; encoded by the coding sequence ATGTTCAAATTCAGTTGGGTAGGGAGCGAAACGCATTTTGTTGATTTACCGCATCTTCAGCAATACAAAAACCTTACGATTGGACGGTTTGGCGGCAATTCATCAGCAGGACAATATAAAAACGAGGATGGTTGCATTGTCTGGGTGAATGAAGAACAGAACTGGGAATTTGTCATGATTTTGGACGCTCATAACAGTGCAGAAAGTGCAGAACTTGTTGCAGAGACTATTACGAAAGAAGAAGATAACCTGACTTCAATTTTTAACAAGCCACTTTCTGAAGCTTTTCTGGAATTAGATCATCATATCCTATATATTTTTCAAGATCCGCTCTTTTTAGCCCGTTGCCGTGAAATACATGGGGAAACGGCATGTCTGATCGTGTTAAGGAAGTATAAATATATTTGGTGGTTTTCAGTTGGGGACTGTATTCTTCATTTATTTCATCCTGAACTGGCTGACATGCAGGAATATCAGTTAAATCAAAGAAATTTCTACGAATGGATCGGGAATGTTAATACATTTGAATTGGATGTACCGTGTTACAGTACGGGTCGCAGAGAATTGCGAAAAGGGATGAATCAGCTTTTTATGACAACGGACGGATTAACGGAATGTCCCCATACTACATTTGATAACCCGAAGGAAATTATGGAGGTATTTGACCATTCCCAGTCTCCACACGATTCTGTATGGCAGCTATTAAAGGAGATTGAAGCAAAGGGCGTACGGGACAGTACAACGATTGTTTCATGGACTGTTGATATTAATCAACATGCAACTGAACCGAGTAATAAATAA
- a CDS encoding rRNA methyltransferase, whose protein sequence is MWKIHNGKLIQTTDESRIRYKTRMSAAIINSLKQLAEKYDTHIGYLLENGYSNLIDSGSIVYDKKNRPKDRIEFRTTCDKELLDSLKEFAKDHSLNLNDVIEASVAYINYEDVKHANWRYRVEV, encoded by the coding sequence ATGTGGAAGATACATAATGGGAAACTGATTCAAACAACGGATGAATCAAGAATCCGGTACAAAACGCGAATGAGCGCGGCAATTATTAACAGTTTAAAGCAGCTTGCCGAAAAATATGACACACATATCGGTTATTTATTGGAAAACGGTTATAGTAATTTAATCGACTCCGGTTCAATTGTTTACGATAAAAAAAACCGGCCTAAAGATCGCATCGAATTCCGGACGACATGCGATAAAGAATTACTGGATAGCCTGAAGGAATTTGCAAAGGATCATAGCCTGAACTTAAACGACGTCATTGAAGCAAGTGTTGCGTATATCAATTATGAGGATGTTAAACACGCAAATTGGCGTTACCGTGTAGAAGTTTAA